One stretch of Methyloversatilis sp. RAC08 DNA includes these proteins:
- a CDS encoding FxDxF family PEP-CTERM protein encodes MRIKTIALSLMLGLGAHAAHAFVALPESGTLRVEGVNNAAADPLFLGFGWNPLNEGYTRAARRISSVIYDGVDLGTFYDFVYRNTIDNTLLFASRFEMDIGEISVGNVEYDVEINDILRRGYANYDVSVGWYDSGTNSDFRLQSTAHTSNGVRTRPTNPVDVFDDNVVDFRTDISVEEGNATTGWYVLKTNATEFTYLVDAVTIRQAPSIDGMSPPLRTATFEGFAPVTAVPEPETYAMLLAGLGLIGFAARRRTKV; translated from the coding sequence ATGAGAATCAAAACCATCGCATTGTCGTTGATGCTGGGCCTGGGCGCCCACGCTGCGCACGCCTTTGTCGCCTTGCCGGAAAGCGGTACGCTACGCGTTGAAGGTGTCAACAATGCGGCTGCTGATCCGCTGTTTCTCGGCTTCGGCTGGAATCCGCTGAACGAAGGCTACACCCGCGCAGCGCGCCGCATCAGTTCGGTGATCTATGACGGTGTCGACCTCGGCACCTTCTATGATTTCGTCTATCGCAACACCATCGACAATACGCTGCTGTTTGCGTCGCGCTTCGAGATGGATATCGGCGAAATTTCGGTCGGCAATGTGGAATACGATGTCGAAATCAACGACATCCTGCGTCGCGGCTACGCCAACTATGACGTGTCGGTCGGCTGGTACGATTCGGGCACGAACAGCGACTTCCGCCTGCAATCGACGGCTCACACGTCGAACGGTGTGCGCACCCGCCCGACCAACCCGGTGGATGTGTTCGATGACAATGTGGTCGACTTCCGCACCGATATTTCGGTCGAAGAAGGCAATGCGACGACCGGCTGGTATGTACTGAAGACCAACGCGACGGAATTCACCTACCTGGTGGACGCGGTGACCATCCGCCAGGCACCGAGCATCGACGGCATGTCGCCGCCGCTGCGCACGGCGACTTTCGAAGGTTTCGCGCCGGTCACCGCCGTGCCGGAACCCGAGACCTACGCCATGCTGCTGGCCGGTCTGGGCCTGATCGGCTTCGCTGC